Part of the Lycium ferocissimum isolate CSIRO_LF1 unplaced genomic scaffold, AGI_CSIRO_Lferr_CH_V1 ctg6309, whole genome shotgun sequence genome is shown below.
CATAGTCTCCAACATTGCTGGAAGAATGCCAAAAACCATTTGGTCCCGGGCTTTATCTCCCGCACAACCCTCCGCCTCCACACCTTTGAATTTGGTGCTTAGCAGGGGCATTATcttttagagcctgtttggaaatGAACAAGGATATCAATCAGCTGATATATATCACTTTTTTCCTTACCATGGAAAATGTTAGAAATGAATTTTAGGCTAAATTTACTCTAATTTATTTTACAATGATAGaggattttaagaaaaatattatgatctagatattttttattttttattttttattttttattttttttataaatattatgatttacaacaaaatattattttatgtatatatatcactaAATCCTAAAtcataatatttataaaaaataaaaaatatctagatcataatatttttcttaaaatcctCTATCATTGTAAAATAAATTAGAGTAAATTTAGCCTAAAATTCATTTCTAACATTTTCCATGGTAAGGAAACAAGTGATATATATCGGCTGATTGATATCcttgttcattttattttaggtgcttttatgCCAAGATAGCTTTTAAGaacttttgtagtgtttgggtaagataaaaaagtgcttttaagcacttgtttttaagccaaaataacaaaaataagctaaaagtCATTAAGTTAGGATTCCTAACTTATGGCTTTTGCTTATAGGCCATAAGTTATAAGCGCATCTCTTATATTCTTCGGATCTGACTATTGTGCAAATAGTTTTATATTAGGAAATTGATCAAATTCTTGCCTGGATGTCAAATCTGTTGGATCAAAAAGTgatttcctttatctttcctttctttttttttttttttttcaacttatgAAGTTCAGCTGTTGTATCTTCTACAAAATAATGATTCTAATCAGTGAATTTACTTATGAAAAACTAGAATGTGCTCTCCTTCAGTGGCCTTGCACCCTTGTCATACAGGCGTCATTTGTGGGATCTTTTGAGATGTTTCTTTACATTCCCCACTTTTAGCCTCCGTTGGATAAATTTGTATGTATTTCTTTTTCGTGATTAATGCAACGATATATTTCTAGCTATATCAGGACCATTACATGTTTTAAGATTCTTCATTTCGTTATGGTGGCTATAAATAAAACCTTGATTATCTCTGCTTCAGACTTGCTGTGGCAATATATTTCTTGATTATGAGCACCCTAAGGACATTGTACCTTCCCAAAGGAAAGAGTTCTGAAAGACATCGGCACAATAATGTTGCATTTTGAACACGGGATATTAGGAAATACAATAGTGAAATCactttgttattttcttaaaatgcaGATTCGCTCCGTGGATATTCGATGGATAGGTGATGATCCTGGAATATCTAGAGTTGGTGGATGTGGTGGGCCAGGCTATGGAGTTAATACTCTAAGTGCTGGAAGCGGGAGGAGATTTGCCAGGCAACAATTTGAGAATGATGGTCATGCATCAGAGAATAGAATCGTACAGAAGACATCAGATGAAATTGAAATACTGCACACAGAAACACTGTTAAAGAAGGTATAATGCCGTGTGGATCTAAATTACTCATACATAATAGACCATGTCTAAGTCATTTTATTTTCACCTTGCCGACCTATAGGTTGAGAAGGTTATTGATGCAAGTCACCCTGATCTGGTTGAGATTGAAAAGGCAAAGAAAATGCTCAAGGTAGAACAAGTTCAACAGTTCCCTTAGCCTATATTTGTTTCTTCTGACAGCTGAAACCTGATTATATTACAGGAACATGAACAAGCTTTAGTTGATGTGATTGCCAAGCTTGCAGATGTTTGTGACAGTGGAAGTGGTATGAAATAATTACAGTTTAGGTTATTCTTTTAAATTGGTGCATCTTAATCAAAAtttgtgttttgaattgatCTGAGTCTTGCTTGATTGCTTTGTGTCCTACTATGTTCTCTGTTAGAGAACTTCTTATCTACTGCcttttttaagggaaaattcCGGAAAAACAAGCCAGACACTTTTCAGTTTATGCATTGAAGAGAAGTTGTAAAgcttttgccaaaaaaaaaaaaaaaaaaaaaaaaaaaaagaaaaagaaaaagaaaagggaaacaaagaaaaaaaggaactaCTCAGGATGTGGTTTTCAGTTTTTGCAAATATATGGAAAACTTTTCTTTAATGAtttagtagaaaaaaaaaaaaacttttgtaaAAATTGCAAAAGTTTGAGAACATTGTTCAACACTTTCTGAAGACATGCCAATGATCATTTGTATGCTTTCTGTTCCAACAATTTCCCATGTTGGATTTTCAGAAGTTTCGGTTCGTTTTCTACAACTAAGCTGcttctaaaaaaatttaagtgaATTCTTCAGTCAACTGAGCAAGTTTGCCTATTTACCTCGATGAAAGTCAATCCAGCTTCCCTGACAGTGATGACCGATGAAATGTATCGTACTGTCTAGATTTAATTCACTGTAAGAATTATTCATAGTGTAGCAAATACACATACGTTGCTATCAGTCCATATCTGCATAGTAGTGAATCCAGTGAGCAGATTTGTGTAAATCTTGAAGATGCAACAATGGAGATTGTGTTCTTTGATTGACCCCCCTTTTGACAACAGTTGAATGCAGTACCAGAAGTATTTGCTTGATTTTgagaaacatatacatatatcttcTATTCTTTTTCggttattataatttatatgaTTAGGTGGGGAGCAGCCATTCTTCCGTAGAAATAATCTGCTTGGGAGCAATCATGATGGTGTGGATATGGAGCCTGAGACGAGGGCACGAGGTCAAGGCGCACTGGAAAATCACCCAGATGAGGATGTCATCGTTATCTagtttcttcctttttcatcaACGTTTGTAGGCAATCCATTTTGTCCATCTAGGATTTTGGAGCTGAGCTTCTAAATGTTGTATTTCACCTCATTGGATTGCAGTGCCAAATTAGCTGTCATATTTGTTAATCTTGTAAGACAATGTAGAGATCtctttgtatgttatgtttcAATTACTCTTCAGTTGTGCTGCTACAACGGGACTGCCCCCTCCACCCCTGCCCCCAACCAATGAATAAAGTTGCTTCAGTTTGTTTTCCTTGCCCAAAtacttcctttttatttttttgtgatggTAGTGTGCATAAGCCAGTTTGGGCTGGCATTATTTACGAGATAACTATTATCCCTCGCAAACACGAGTACTGGATATTGTACTCATCAAAGAGTTGACAAATGGAAGAAAGTACGTAGGTTTTCTGTGCTGGGATTTAAGTCTCTGATGGTATTCATCCATTTCATAGACCATTAGATTACATCTTTGGGTGTTTTTCCACCAAGGCTTTACACATGAAAAGAAATCGCCTATTTTTTCATTCgtttcataaaatatttagacACCCTTGGGTGCTTTTTCTTTTGCCCCAAATACTGACCATTGAAATATATGGCAAAGAATACCAAAGCATTAAGGTAAAATTATAATGTGGTAATGAATTCGAGAATGAGGTTAACCATGGCAGCATCAAAAGCAGGACCCTCCATCTGAAAATGGCTAGCTCCTTCAATAAGGTGCGTTATGTGATGTCCAGCAGCATCCTTCAACTTGTTTTCCAACTGTTTAACACTGGTGAAGCCATCTTTGGTACCCATCACAAATAGTTTAGGCTTTGGGGATTGTAATATTGCTTTTTGATGCCTTCCAAAGAGAATTGAAGCAGTAAAACCAAAAGGGTATCCCAAGCTCACATACCCAACCACTTGCTCTACTTGATCAACTGCAGATCCGGCTATTGCTGCTCCTGTTATCACGGAATAACAAATTCAATAAGCTGTGGAGATTGGTTATACTTAATTACAACCCTGTTTCAATTTGTCTGTCTTGTCCtacttttcatttttagtaCATTTAAAAAACGAATGTCTCTCTCCTTTTCTTGCAACTCTTTTATTTCAGTTTCCACATGATAcattaagatcacaagattaaagaacattttagtacattttaCATATCTTTAGTCGATAacaacaagattcaaaaatcactttactttcttaaacttggCGCCAAGTCAAAATccgacaaataaattgaaatgaaggcACCAATTGCTCGGATATTCAAATAGCCCCATCAAAATTCAAGATGCAATTTATTTTACCGTTTCCAGTTGAGGAAAAATAATGTCAGTATTGTGAGATCTAAATCGAAAATTTATACGAGACATACAACTTTGCAGTTGCCCATatttaggagccgtttggacacgatttgaaatcatgatatgaaatcatgatgatttgatgttaAAATTTTGtctggacatgcaatttgaatcttaagttgtattttttcttatagacataaaaacctcacaaattatgaaaaccatcaaaattttACCAATTCTTATGCAATCTTACCAGATGAACAAGTCAAAactcataacaaaattaatacactaTTAGACggtctttctaaaaaaaatacaacatcaattaatcaaacttaagttcaataaaatgaaaaattgaacataaattgtaatgtaactactctttaatataatacTCTCACATAATTAGTAAGAGTAAATTTGTAATAAATATACTACtatcttttaatatttgatataaatggtaGATAAACAtaattggtaaatatatataccaacttatggatctatttttacaaaatataaacttatgggtcaatttttatatttaaaaaatttaaaatcatgatttaaaatctcaaatcatgcctttttggatgatttgaaatTTCTACTTAAAGTAACAAACAATAAGTATGCTCCCAGAGTCCGCACTATTTGATTAGGCATGAGCTTAagggaaaaaggaaattttttgaaatttgtgattcaAAATAAATCTTAGATATTTATATTACTAGAAATCACctcataaaattaatttatttttaaaaataaaaaaatgacagATAAAAATAGGAAAGTGTGTCATATTAATTGGGACAAGTGGGAGGTTAGTAGCATGTTGACCTGCAGATGAACCAACAAGGATAATTCTGTTTGTCTTGAAATTGGAGACAGCCCATTTGCAAACGGAGATAGCATCATTAATTTCAGCGGATCCAGTAAGAGAAGCACGGCCAGTGGATTTACCAGCGCCTCTGGTATCAAAAGTGACCGCAATTATGCCTCGATTGGACAAACCCCTAGCAATGCCTCTCATCAACCCTTGACATCCACCAAGCACCGAATAAGGATGCACCAACACTGCAACAACGTTGGTGGAATTGTTGTCGGATATTGGCCTGTAAACACGAGCGTCTATAGTCACACCGTCGGTGCTCTCAATGGTACAACTGCTTCTGCTATGGGTACTACTTTCTTCAGCCATACTTGCTGTTGTTAATTTGGAAAAGAATGCTTGAGTTTTGGACAAGAATTAAATGGAAATAAATGTAAGGGCCATTAGGCTGTAGCTGAGAATTTAGATTCGTTGGTTGGGCCGCTGGAGGAGTAGGTTTCTATAATTTCGAGAAATAAATGCAAGAAATTTATTTTACTCAccctgtctcaaattatttatcgttatTTTATTTGACACACgccttaagaaatattattaGGAGGGGTTATTGACCAACCTTACCCTTGtttatatctaaattataatctctctacattaaatgtttactttatttatgtgtcatctctaTTACTTAGAGAACACTACTAAAGATAAAATgggtaaaaaataattaattgtgccttgaacttctaaaacgataaataatttgagacaactatttttagtaaccacgacaaataattgagacagagggagtactttttTTCTTAGTCATACTTTTGATATTACTAGTTTCAAcgtacgtgcgttgcacgtgcgtattaattaaagaaattcaGACAAATTATTTGTTTAAATCCGAAATAGTTAATATATTAGAAAATTTAGACCAAAAAAGAGTATAAggcgtatatgtatataatttggATGTCAAAAGAGATATTtaatttcatcataaaattgGAACTCTTGCTTTAGACCCCAAATGTCTTACCTAATTTAAACTCCAAATAAGGAAAACATTTTAAGGTAGAGTTCTGATGCGTTAAATAGTTTGGACTTCAGACTAGGAAAGCTTTTGTATAAGATAAATCTTAATTGATTTAAGATCATATATAcagttttaaaatattatgacttctgtatacggtaaaaatcgaaTCAATTTGTACAAGGCAAGGACCGGGGTAAATGTTACAGTTGTCTGGTATACAATCAAGGAAGAATAAGGTCGTTGGCCACCAATGGGAATGAAGACCGAGGGGTCGTGAGTTCATTCACCTCAGTGTCAAAACCGAAGGTACTTTGATGGGCATAGAAATCTCAAGCCTGAGGCGAACACACTCAATATAGGCTCGGAGAATCCGTTATGGGGCAGGACACGCGTCATCTGACTGTTCCGCTATTTGCGCCGACAAcagtacgggtgtcagaccgtacagACGCCACCTTATCCATTTTAGAGTTTTTTCTAGAAAGGCCTTTCTAGAATGTACTAAGGCCTATTTGTTATTAGCTATAAATAGGGGTATCACCCCCTTCTTTTTCAGGTTAGCTTTCTGATCATTCTTCACATTTGTAATCAGAAAAGTGGCAGTGAAATCTTCTTAAGTGTTTTGGCTCGGTTAAAGAAAGCAATCTCCAAACCGGACCAGCTCTCAGAGCTTACAAACTTGTCTTCTTAAGTTCTCTTTTACTATTCTTTATCAATATATTACCATTTACTTGTTATAATcttatattataaattaatcTAACCACATATCCTATTAACcacttataaatttaattgttatccattttTTAGGGTAAACAACTTCGTCTAcaatatttaaataataaaatatttaataatcaacattttagttgattttaaaGTACTCATATCAGGAAACAATTAAACTATAATTTCGTTTAATGTGAATCTATTTTTAAACGATAAAAAAGTTGAACGATATTTGGCTAAGAGATTTTGCGTTTTTCCTATTATGtaacaaatttttttattgattttaaatttctacatattagaaaaataattaaattataatttcattaaatgtaGCCTAAACCTAGAGTCCGAAGCATGATTTCCTAATGTATAATGTgaatttgcaattttttttcatagCTTTTATAGTTACCAAACTTTCCCTTTTCAAGAATCCAAACCTATTAATTtattaccccaaaaaaaaaaaaaagattcctAAATCTAAAAAGAGTTCAAATTAGTGTTTCGTGATTTTCTTAACGTGAATGAATTTTAAAGGATTTTAATAACATAAAGACTCCAAAACCTAAAAGGAACCCAAAGTGGGAAAGTTTCCTAACGCGACTAAATAAATTTTAGTTAAATTTGAAaatctatatattaaaaaaataattaaataactattttttctagtgtgaatttcttttttaaagggtaatttttttttttaagtccatGTAGGATTGGTACGTCTTTAGAACTTTAGAATAGGTTGGATACAATATttgacactttttatttttcagaaaCACTTCTAAATTTATAGTGTTTTTGGATTTTTGTGTTAGAATATTACTTGGACACCACAATTGCTTAGTCTTAATTTAGTCTAAACCAGACCTAAACAAGTTTTAGAACAAATTAGATCACAATAATAAATATAGACAGActtaaaaacaaatcaaaccTAAACAAATTACAAATCTAATTAATTGTGATGAAAATTTacctaaataaaatatatttttagaagAGAGAAAATATTGTACCTTTATAACAAGATCGATTTTAGTGTACACAGTTTGCGTGTGtacttataaaaatataattaaataaattaaacaaatattattcaataatatatttaagttataaATTAAAACTAAAGAAAGTGTAAGTTCTTGAAGATGATAATATTTAGCTAGATCAACAAAGGAAGAAATTAAAACTAAAGAAAGTGTAAGTTCTTGAAAATGATAATATTTAGCTAGATCAACAAGGATTGTGGTGTAGTGCCTGATACTACTCTATCCTTAAGCACAAGTGTCTCGAGTTCGAGCCCGCCCGAGTCACCATTGTTAGAGAGTGTTTTGCCCCCGGTGTGGGGCTACCCGTAAGAATCGTTTAGTCGGGCCCCCGATGCAACGGTGCTTAGGACACAGgatgggaaaccaaaaaaaaaaaaaaagagaaatcatgACATACCAAAATCCTCGATATATAATGTGAACACTAATTggataaaattttaaaacaaa
Proteins encoded:
- the LOC132045215 gene encoding uncharacterized protein LOC132045215 — encoded protein: MAEESSTHSRSSCTIESTDGVTIDARVYRPISDNNSTNVVAVLVHPYSVLGGCQGLMRGIARGLSNRGIIAVTFDTRGAGKSTGRASLTGSAEINDAISVCKWAVSNFKTNRIILVGSSAGAAIAGSAVDQVEQVVGYVSLGYPFGFTASILFGRHQKAILQSPKPKLFVMGTKDGFTSVKQLENKLKDAAGHHITHLIEGASHFQMEGPAFDAAMVNLILEFITTL